The window ATAATTTAGGCGAGGGTAAACTATTTGGCACACAGGAAAACGATATCGACTACTGGCTGGGCCGCGCTTACGAGGGGTTGAACCAGGCTGATGCCGCTAAACACTATTTTACCCAATCAACCATCGGTTTGGATGAGCCGTCGGCCGCTGTGTTTTATAACGATCAGCAGCCCGATAAGATCTTTTACCAGGGCCTAAGCTGGAAAAAACTGGGCGACCAGGAGCATGCCAAACAGATTTTTGATAAGCTGATAGCCTATGGCAAAGCCCATGAAAACGATGTAGTGAAAATAGATTACTTTGCCGTATCTCTCCCCAATCTGCTCATCTTCGACGACGATTTAAACCTGCGCAACACCATTCACACTTACTTTTTACAGGGATTAGGAATGCTGGGTTTGCATGAGTTTGATGCTGCGCTGGCCCTGTTTACCAAAGTGCTGCAACTTGATAGTGCCCATGCCGGTGCAAAGGCCCATTTGGAGATGACCAAACAGCAATTGAACGTGACAAACTATTAATTTAGTCTTAAGTTCGGAGTCTTAAGTTTTAAGTCAGAAAATGCCAGAGCAGCATTTGGGACTTACGACTTAAGGCTTCTGGCTAAATAACTTATGCATCAATTAATCAAGCTAAATAGTTTTAGCTTAATTAAATATGTGTTATAATTACAATAATATAATTTACCTTGAGCCATAAAACCAACCAAATCATGATCAAAAGCCAAAACAGGATATCGCAACAGGAATGGGGCGAACATGTTGGCTGTAAGGTTTACTTTTTCAGGCTCGAAAATAGTTCAGGGGCATATGTGGAGCTTACCAATTATGGCGCTACACTGGTATCAGCAGTAGTGCCGGATAAGGCGGGAAACCTGGAAAATGTAATATTAGGCTACCATTCATTACCGGGCTGTATTGCCGACGAATGCTATTTAGGTGCCACCATAGGCCGCTTTGCCAACAGGATTGGCGGGGCGGAATTTACTTTGAACGGAACAGTGTACCACCTGGACGCCAATGATGGCAACAACTCCAACCATGGCGGCAATGCCGGCTTTAATACCCGGGTTTTTGATTATCAAATAACCGAAAGTGGCGTAGCCTTTAGCCTGCTGAGTAAGGATGGTGATGGCGGCTACCCCGGAGACCTTAAACTGGTAGTAACTTATGAGTGGACTGATGATAATGAACTGAAAATCAAATACCAGGCCACAGCCGACAAGCAAACGGTGGCCAATTTTACCAACCACGCTTACTTCAATCTATCTGCCGGTGAGGGTGGTATTTTTGACCATACCCTTAAAGTTTATGCAGATAATGTACTGGACGTTGATGCCGCCTACGTGCCAACCGGCCTGGTAAAACCAGCCGGCAAAAGGACTTTAAATGGCGAAGTATTAAGGGATAAAATGATGGCCGGCGGCGATACCATTAACGGTTATAACAATTGCTTTTTGCTGCAAAACGATGCCCGGCATACCCTGAAACCCGCCGCGCTGCTTATAGATAACGCCTCGGGGCGCCAGGTTGAAGTTGCTACTTCCTACCCATCGGTAGTGGTATATACCGGCGATTATCTCCGAAGCAAAATTCCCGG is drawn from Mucilaginibacter ginsenosidivorax and contains these coding sequences:
- a CDS encoding aldose epimerase family protein, producing MIKSQNRISQQEWGEHVGCKVYFFRLENSSGAYVELTNYGATLVSAVVPDKAGNLENVILGYHSLPGCIADECYLGATIGRFANRIGGAEFTLNGTVYHLDANDGNNSNHGGNAGFNTRVFDYQITESGVAFSLLSKDGDGGYPGDLKLVVTYEWTDDNELKIKYQATADKQTVANFTNHAYFNLSAGEGGIFDHTLKVYADNVLDVDAAYVPTGLVKPAGKRTLNGEVLRDKMMAGGDTINGYNNCFLLQNDARHTLKPAALLIDNASGRQVEVATSYPSVVVYTGDYLRSKIPGNYSRPYRPFDGLCLECQHYPDSPNHAHFPSAILNPGEAFCQVIVYKFGVVA